Proteins from one Catalinimonas alkaloidigena genomic window:
- a CDS encoding M61 family metallopeptidase encodes MLFRLLTLCLLTSTAFAQTYTDYDIAFPNAAHHEAQVSVTMHALPPEVLELRMSRTSPGRYALHEFAKNVYAVKAVDGQGKDLEVTRPNPYQWNVAGHDGTVTVTYTLFANWGDGTYAQVDETHAHLNIPATFMFAPPLAQRPIRVTFHPRHDLNWKVATQLKPFNDTTYFAPNLDYFMDSPTEISDYDVREFTENGKTLRFVLHHNGTAAELDQYLTGVQKIVQQERAVFGELPDFDFGTYTFLACYLPNVDGDGMEHRNSTVLTDVEGLAEGGMEGNIGTVSHEFFHCWNVERIRPLSLQPFDYTEANMSGELWFAEGFTSYYTNLILCRAGLISPETYVKRLADGRGLNAVLTGVARDYFNPIEMSYQAPFVDAATAVDPNNRSNTFISYYTYGSVLGLALDLSLRERGNGLNLDDFMRLMWQRYGKPELPYTVRDLQATLADYAGNEFSDRFFGQYVFESQLPPYEQLLAGVGVVLRPAAPDRADLGVRVREGTGVWVLDGNPEKGGPAYQAGLEKDDVMLTFDGKKLKKWLTWDDLLKKYRPGQTVSIQYERYGQKKETTLTLRANPDYETVLFEQAGRPVTDALRQKRQAWLGAR; translated from the coding sequence ATGCTGTTTCGTCTGCTCACGCTCTGCCTGCTCACTTCCACCGCCTTCGCCCAGACCTACACCGACTACGACATCGCCTTCCCGAATGCCGCGCACCACGAAGCGCAGGTGTCGGTCACGATGCACGCGCTGCCGCCGGAAGTGCTGGAACTCAGGATGAGCCGGACCTCGCCGGGCCGCTACGCGCTGCACGAGTTTGCCAAAAACGTCTACGCCGTGAAGGCGGTCGATGGCCAAGGGAAGGACCTGGAGGTGACCCGCCCCAACCCGTACCAGTGGAACGTAGCGGGCCACGACGGCACCGTGACGGTGACCTACACCTTGTTTGCCAACTGGGGCGACGGTACTTACGCGCAGGTGGACGAAACGCACGCGCACCTCAACATTCCGGCGACGTTTATGTTCGCGCCGCCGTTGGCCCAGCGCCCGATCCGGGTCACGTTCCATCCGCGCCATGACCTGAACTGGAAGGTCGCGACGCAACTCAAACCCTTTAACGACACCACCTATTTCGCTCCGAACCTGGACTACTTTATGGACAGCCCCACCGAAATTTCGGACTACGACGTGCGGGAGTTTACGGAGAATGGCAAAACGCTGCGGTTTGTGCTCCACCACAACGGGACCGCCGCCGAGCTGGATCAGTACCTGACGGGCGTACAGAAAATCGTGCAACAGGAACGTGCCGTGTTCGGCGAGCTACCCGACTTCGATTTCGGGACCTATACCTTTCTGGCCTGTTACCTGCCCAACGTCGATGGCGACGGCATGGAGCACCGCAATTCGACGGTCCTGACCGACGTGGAGGGACTGGCCGAAGGCGGCATGGAAGGCAACATCGGGACCGTGTCGCACGAATTTTTTCACTGCTGGAACGTGGAACGCATCCGCCCGCTGTCGCTCCAGCCGTTCGACTACACCGAAGCCAACATGTCGGGCGAACTCTGGTTTGCCGAAGGGTTCACCAGTTATTACACCAACCTGATTCTCTGCCGGGCCGGTTTGATCTCGCCGGAAACCTACGTGAAACGCCTCGCCGACGGGCGCGGCCTGAATGCCGTGCTGACCGGCGTGGCCCGCGATTACTTCAACCCGATCGAGATGAGCTACCAAGCCCCGTTTGTCGATGCGGCCACGGCCGTCGACCCAAACAACCGGTCTAATACATTCATCTCCTACTACACCTACGGCAGCGTGCTGGGGCTGGCCCTCGACCTTTCTCTGCGTGAACGGGGCAACGGCCTGAACCTCGACGACTTTATGCGGCTGATGTGGCAGCGCTACGGCAAACCCGAGCTTCCCTACACCGTACGCGACCTTCAGGCGACGCTGGCAGACTACGCCGGAAACGAATTCAGCGATCGGTTTTTCGGGCAGTACGTTTTCGAGAGCCAGCTTCCCCCCTATGAGCAGCTACTGGCCGGGGTCGGGGTCGTGTTGCGCCCCGCCGCACCCGACCGGGCCGATCTGGGCGTGCGAGTTCGGGAGGGCACGGGTGTGTGGGTGCTCGACGGCAATCCGGAAAAAGGCGGCCCCGCGTACCAGGCCGGTCTGGAGAAGGACGATGTGATGCTGACCTTCGACGGAAAAAAACTCAAGAAATGGCTCACGTGGGACGACCTGTTGAAAAAATACCGTCCCGGCCAAACCGTCAGCATCCAGTACGAACGATACGGCCAGAAGAAAGAAACCACGCTTAC
- a CDS encoding cellulase family glycosylhydrolase, producing the protein MRFLFTFCTASLVALFTVTALRAQDVPFHKGVNLTNWFQAESARQVQFTRYTRQDFEQIQRLGCDVIRLPINLHYMTSGAPDYTVDPLFYTFLDQVVDWSEELNLHLILDNHTFDPAANTDPNVGAVLKKVWTQVAAHYQDSEAHLYYEVLNEPHGIADATWNMIQQEVVATIRTVDTTHTIIVGPAEWNSFHNLDEMPVYEDDNLIYTFHFYDPFLFTHQGATWGSPSMVDLTGMPFPYDADRMPPLPASLRGTWVEGAYGNYAQDATVAQVKSLLDLVVQFRTERQVPVFCGEFGVYIPNSPPADRVLWYDTVRSYLEAQGIAWTIWDYHGGFGLFEPGGNDLFDHDLNVPLLEALGLTVPPQTPYEAQPDTVGFMIYSDYLGSSIVASNYSEGPIDYYTAEQPNYGAYSLSWTGALQYNAIGFDFSPNKDLSQLVEEGYALDFLFRSTDPDVKVDLRFLDTKTDDPNDHPWRMNLTLDTSRAAADLRWHHVRIPLSQFTEQGAWDNNQWYNPDGKFDWAAIDRFEIVSEQGALGDAKLWFDQVQINNQDTTQVLDTTALVTSVRQLAGNLPLRFYPNPAQDHLTLVSTQPGLQAVELRDPLGRLVWRTSFHDRAEIDLSRWTPGVYFLHVQHENGQYQTGRIVKR; encoded by the coding sequence ATGCGTTTCCTCTTTACTTTTTGTACGGCGTCGCTGGTGGCGCTTTTTACCGTTACTGCGCTGCGCGCGCAAGATGTGCCCTTCCACAAGGGCGTCAATTTGACCAACTGGTTTCAGGCCGAAAGCGCCCGGCAGGTGCAGTTTACCCGCTACACGCGGCAGGATTTTGAGCAGATTCAGCGCCTGGGCTGCGACGTGATTCGCCTGCCCATCAACCTCCATTATATGACCAGCGGCGCGCCCGACTACACTGTCGATCCGCTGTTTTACACTTTTCTTGATCAGGTAGTGGACTGGAGCGAGGAACTGAATCTGCACCTGATTCTGGACAACCACACGTTCGATCCGGCGGCCAATACCGATCCCAACGTGGGCGCAGTGCTGAAAAAGGTCTGGACGCAGGTGGCGGCCCACTACCAGGACAGCGAGGCGCATCTGTACTACGAAGTGCTGAACGAGCCGCACGGCATTGCCGACGCCACCTGGAACATGATTCAGCAAGAGGTCGTGGCGACCATCCGCACCGTCGACACCACGCACACGATCATCGTCGGCCCGGCCGAGTGGAACAGCTTTCATAACCTGGACGAGATGCCCGTTTACGAAGACGACAACCTGATCTATACCTTTCACTTTTACGACCCGTTTCTGTTCACCCACCAGGGGGCGACCTGGGGTTCTCCGTCGATGGTAGACCTGACCGGCATGCCCTTTCCCTACGATGCCGACCGGATGCCGCCGCTGCCGGCCTCGTTGCGAGGCACCTGGGTGGAAGGCGCTTACGGCAACTACGCGCAGGACGCTACCGTGGCGCAGGTCAAAAGCCTGCTCGACCTGGTGGTGCAGTTCCGCACCGAACGGCAGGTGCCGGTCTTTTGTGGCGAATTTGGCGTCTACATCCCCAACAGTCCCCCTGCCGACCGGGTACTTTGGTACGACACGGTCCGTTCGTACCTGGAGGCGCAGGGCATCGCCTGGACGATCTGGGATTACCACGGCGGCTTCGGATTGTTCGAGCCGGGAGGGAACGACCTCTTCGACCATGACCTGAACGTGCCGCTGCTCGAAGCGCTGGGCCTGACCGTCCCGCCGCAAACGCCCTACGAAGCGCAGCCCGACACCGTAGGGTTTATGATCTATTCTGACTACCTCGGCTCGTCCATTGTGGCGTCCAATTACAGCGAAGGCCCTATCGACTACTACACCGCCGAACAGCCCAACTACGGCGCCTATTCGCTTTCGTGGACCGGCGCATTGCAGTACAACGCCATCGGCTTCGATTTTTCCCCGAACAAAGACCTCTCGCAGTTGGTGGAAGAGGGTTATGCGCTGGACTTCCTGTTTCGCAGTACCGATCCCGATGTCAAGGTAGACCTGCGGTTTCTGGATACGAAAACCGACGATCCGAACGACCATCCCTGGCGGATGAACCTGACGCTCGACACCAGCCGGGCCGCCGCCGACCTGCGCTGGCATCACGTCCGCATCCCGCTGAGTCAATTCACCGAACAAGGCGCCTGGGACAACAACCAGTGGTACAACCCGGACGGCAAGTTCGACTGGGCCGCCATCGACCGGTTCGAGATCGTGTCGGAACAGGGCGCGCTGGGCGACGCCAAGCTGTGGTTCGATCAGGTGCAGATCAACAACCAGGACACCACGCAGGTGCTGGATACGACGGCACTGGTCACTTCGGTGCGGCAACTGGCCGGCAACCTGCCTCTGCGGTTTTACCCCAACCCCGCCCAGGACCACCTCACGTTGGTCAGCACGCAGCCGGGGCTTCAGGCAGTCGAGCTGCGCGATCCGCTGGGGCGGCTTGTGTGGCGCACTTCGTTCCACGACCGAGCGGAAATCGACCTGTCGCGCTGGACACCCGGCGTTTACTTTCTGCACGTGCAACACGAAAACGGGCAGTACCAGACCGGGCGAATTGTCAAACGCTAG